One region of Gossypium raimondii isolate GPD5lz chromosome 6, ASM2569854v1, whole genome shotgun sequence genomic DNA includes:
- the LOC128041882 gene encoding serine/threonine protein phosphatase 2A 55 kDa regulatory subunit B alpha isoform-like: MQIHRALMDINESPLYVLLNPAINPLQKDLLVTIYESEVITSAEFHPAHCNMLAYSSSKGSIRLIDLRQSALCDSHAKLLMKRR, translated from the exons ATGCAGATTCATAGAGCC TTGATGGATATTAATGAAAGTCCTCTCTATGTGCTTCTCAATCCTGCAATCAATCCCCTGCAAAAAGATCTTCTAGTCACCATTTATGAAAGTG AGGTTATAACATCAGCAGAGTTTCACCCTGCCCACTGTAATATGCTAGCATATAGTAGTTCAAAGGGCTCAATTCGCCTCATTGATTTGCGGCAATCAGCTTTGTGTGATTCTCATGCCAAATT GTTAATGAAGCGGAGATGA